The DNA segment GAGAGCAGGAGCCTAGACTCAGCTGCAGAGCCAGGGCCTGAGGCCTCTCTGCCCTGGAGTTTGGTGTGGGTGCCCAGCCCTCCTTATCCCCGGAAGAGACAGGCATGTGCCAGCTGAGGTCTTGCACCCCTCGTCAACTAAGTGAAAAGTCTCAGTGTGTCCAATGGGAGAGATGGCAACTCACCGGAAAATGATGGTGTCTGAGGAGCCGGAGGCCCGTTCCATGGCTGGACTTCTTGTATCTGAAAACAGAAATGGGTCATTCAGAGACTCAAGGAAGGGGTCTGGGGGGGAGGCAGGCATCAGAGGGGGAGGTGGGCATCAGTGGGGGTGGCAGGTGTTGGGGGGGAGGCAGGTGTGATGGGCAGGGAGGGCCGGGCTGGGCTGGAGCAGCAGGGGCAGTGCCATGGGGGCAGCTAGGGTGCCCAGTCCTCATGGTGGGATGTGCACTGGCAAGCACTGTCCCGGAGGGAATCAGCAGGTCTTGTACCTGGGACACAGGAGGGCATCCAGAACAACCAGGGGAAAGAGAAACAAGGGGAACGAAGGGAGCCAGGGCTGGCTGGCGGGCAGGGGTGAACGTGAGCTCAGAGGTGcccagtgggggtggggtggagccaGAAAGGGCCTCATGGGACCTGGGGACAGGATGGGTGGGGGTGAGCGTCCAGCTCTGCTCACCTGAGGTGTCCTCGGACAGAATGGAGGGCCTGCGCAGGCCCTGCCGGTTCCAGCCCTTGCTGTTGCTATGCCCCTCCCCGGGGGTTGGTCCGCTGCCACCAGGCAGGGGTCTGCCTGGGTCTCTCTGATGGGGCCAGCTGGAAgacttctctagggattggtggTCAGGTCTCTCTGGAGGCCTCGTCCAGCCCAGCTCTGATCCCCGAGAGCTGCTGGCTCCCTCCTGAGGGACTGCTCTTCTTGAGGGTCCTCGGGTGGGGCCCCTCAGCTCCTCTGTGAGCCAGGACCCATCCTCTGGGGGCCAACCAGTGGTGGGGGACGAGAGGCTCAGAAAGTTTGTTGCGTTGCTGAAAGCCATGCCGGAGGCCCTGTCACTCCTACCCCTGCTGGCATGTGCCAAGGGGTCGGTGGACAGGCCAGCAGCAGGGGGCCAGGAGGTGCGGCCAGCTGAGGGGGACAAGGGTGTTGACCAGTCCTGCCCCCCAGGCCTTGGCCTGGCCTGGCCCCCTGCGCTCATGAGCCCCCCCTGAGTGCTTCTGCTCCTGGCCCTGGCCTTCGGAGGCAGAGGGGGCGGCTCAATGGGAGGGTCCATAGTGGGGAGGGGAGGCAGCGGCTTATAGGTCCTGGGGCTCCTGGACAAGGAGCTGGAGGAAGGCAGGGGCTGGGGACCATCGGGCGTGGGGGGCAAAGGCTTGTTGTATCTGGGCTTAGGGGGCAGAAAGGTCTGAGCAGAGTCAGGGAAGTCCGGGGTGGCAGGCAGGGGCCGAAGCTGTCTTGCCACAAGTGGGTCAGATGGGCACTTGGGGGGGCAGTGGGGCCCTGAGCCGAGGGCAAGGGGGGCCGGGTGGCTGTGCTGCTGTGGTCTGGGGGCCACTGCCTGAAGACAGGAGTCTCTCTCCCCTGTGGGGGACAGAACGTGCCTCTTCTCGAGGGGGAGTGGGGGCTCAGGGATCCTCCTATCTACAGAGAccaggggtggggctggggctgagcTATGCTGGCAAGCCCAAGGGTGGGCACCACCCGCCCCCTCAGGCTCAGAGTAGGGCACCTCCAGGCCCTGCCACAGAGTGGGTGATGCCATCTGGGGTTCCACGGTGATGCTACTGTCCCTTCTGCTCCTCCTGTCCCTCCTTGGGGTTACAGAGCCGTAGATGGCAGGTTTGGGGGGCCTCGGGGGTGGCTCCGAGTGGGAGAAAGAAAGCGACCTGGTTGCCAGGTCTGGCAGGAGCCTGGTCCGATGGGGGCTCGTAAAGGAGCTGCTCCTCAGGTGTAGGCCAGTCCCTGAGGGGCTGGCTGGGGGGCTCTGCGGGGGGGACCCCGTGGGGCTGACCGGGAGGCTTTGAAGAGGGGGCCCTGTGGAGCTGACCAAGGGGCTCTGCAGGGGGGACCCTGTGGGGCCGGCTGGGGGGCTCTGTGGGGGGGGCCCCGTGGGGCTGGGGCACAGGTCCCAGGCGGCCTCTGTGGAGGAGGAGTCATGGGGGGTAGCCGTGGGGGTCTCAGGAGTCACACAGAGAATGGGACTGTTTCTGGAGAGAGAGGTCCTGGAAACTTCTGGAGATCCCACAGCAGGACAGGTCTCCACTGCGGGGCTGGTGGGCAATGAGGCGACTGAACAGGGGGACGCCTGAGCAGAACTGCCAGGAGCCAAGTCCAGTGTCCATGGCGGTGTCCCCAAGGTGCTGGTGGAGACTGTCCTGGACCCCAACCCCTGCTTGGGCCCCTCTTGGTGGCCTTCCTGAGATGCCTCTTTGTCAGGGGATGCCCAGGTAGGGAGGGGGCTAGGTGGGGACATGGGCAAGTGGGACTGTCCTGGCTCTGTGCCAGGGGTCAGAGCAGGTGGGGACACTTCCCCAGCCTGGGGGCCTACCTGAGCCTGGGGAACCCCAGTTATGGGACAAGAGGCCTCTGGGAACAGGTCACAGGGAGGAGGGATGCCTGGGGACAGGGGAACCAGAGTGGAGGGGTCATTGTGCTCTGCCTGCTCTCCCCTGGCCCCTGGTCCGCTCCCAGCATGGTCTCCTGGGTCCCCCTCACCTGCCTCTTCCCCACACTTCTCTACTGGAATCAGCGCCAGGTCCAGACCCTGGTCTTCCTGCTTCCCAGGCACCTCCTCCGGCTTCTCTTCAGGCTGAGCGTCCACCCCATTCTCCTCTGGCGGCTGGGGCCTCCCCCCACTCTCCTCTTGACCCCACTGGCCATGAGTCAGGCCTCCCAGCCCCCCAGTCTCCACACCTTCCTGCCCCTGCTCAGGGTCCTGCCTCTGCTCCCCCTTCCTCCCATTAACCTGCTTCTCTGCTGGCTCCTGCACCCCCTGGAACCCCACTCCCTGCTGCTCCTGCCCCTCCCACCTGGGGGACCCCTGGGGATACATGCACCCAGCTTGCCCACGCCTTTGCTGTGGCTTCTCCTGGGCCTGGGGGGTCCCTGCAGTGCACTCTCTCCAGGGTGGCCCAGGGCTAGTAGGAGCAGGATTGTCTGGAGAAGCTTCCTCCCACTCCTCCATGTGCCCAGCTCCCCAGGCCAGAAGTTCTGCTTCCTGCCTGCTGTCCTGTTCACTGGGAACCAGCACCGGGTCCAGCCTATGCCCAGTGGCTGGGTGGCCCCAGAGCTCTGGGCACGTGGGCATCTTGGCCTGGCTGTTGGCTGCCCCAAGCTCGGTTGCAGGGATCTCCTGGTTGGCTGCGGGGGTCTCCTGGTTGGCCGCGGGGGTCTCCTGGTTGGAAGCGGGGGTCTCCTGGTTGGCCGCGGGGGTCTCCTGGTTGGAAGCGGGGGTCTCCTGGTTGGCCGCGGGGGTCTCCTGGTTGGAAGCGGGGGTCTCCTGGTTGGCCGCGGGGGTCTCCTGGTTGGCCGCGGGGGTCTCCTGGTTGGCCGCGGGGGTCTCCT comes from the Elephas maximus indicus isolate mEleMax1 chromosome 8, mEleMax1 primary haplotype, whole genome shotgun sequence genome and includes:
- the ARHGEF5 gene encoding rho guanine nucleotide exchange factor 5, which produces METAEPPQEDLTPTPTISGFMRDSQAPGPGPEAPESLSHEEVEGHRHSETPRGELRNTSGCLAEIVPLFPEDGSIDKETHQETPAANQETPAANQETPAANQETPAANQETPASNQETPAANQETPAANQETPAANQETPASNQETPAANQETPAANQETPASNQETPAANQETPAANQETPAANQETPASNQETPASNQETPASNQETPASNQETPASNQETPAANQETPASNQETPAANQETPAANQETPAANQETPAANQETPASNQETPAANQETPASNQETPAANQETPASNQETPAANQETPAANQEIPATELGAANSQAKMPTCPELWGHPATGHRLDPVLVPSEQDSRQEAELLAWGAGHMEEWEEASPDNPAPTSPGPPWRECTAGTPQAQEKPQQRRGQAGCMYPQGSPRWEGQEQQGVGFQGVQEPAEKQVNGRKGEQRQDPEQGQEGVETGGLGGLTHGQWGQEESGGRPQPPEENGVDAQPEEKPEEVPGKQEDQGLDLALIPVEKCGEEAGEGDPGDHAGSGPGARGEQAEHNDPSTLVPLSPGIPPPCDLFPEASCPITGVPQAQVGPQAGEVSPPALTPGTEPGQSHLPMSPPSPLPTWASPDKEASQEGHQEGPKQGLGSRTVSTSTLGTPPWTLDLAPGSSAQASPCSVASLPTSPAVETCPAVGSPEVSRTSLSRNSPILCVTPETPTATPHDSSSTEAAWDLCPSPTGPPPQSPPAGPTGSPLQSPLVSSTGPPLQSLPVSPTGSPPQSPPASPSGTGLHLRSSSFTSPHRTRLLPDLATRSLSFSHSEPPPRPPKPAIYGSVTPRRDRRSRRDSSITVEPQMASPTLWQGLEVPYSEPEGAGGAHPWACQHSSAPAPPLVSVDRRIPEPPLPLEKRHVLSPTGERDSCLQAVAPRPQQHSHPAPLALGSGPHCPPKCPSDPLVARQLRPLPATPDFPDSAQTFLPPKPRYNKPLPPTPDGPQPLPSSSSLSRSPRTYKPLPPLPTMDPPIEPPPLPPKARARSRSTQGGLMSAGGQARPRPGGQDWSTPLSPSAGRTSWPPAAGLSTDPLAHASRGRSDRASGMAFSNATNFLSLSSPTTGWPPEDGSWLTEELRGPTRGPSRRAVPQEGASSSRGSELGWTRPPERPDHQSLEKSSSWPHQRDPGRPLPGGSGPTPGEGHSNSKGWNRQGLRRPSILSEDTSDTRSPAMERASGSSDTIIFREKKPKEAMGGFSRRCSKLINSSQLLYQEYSDVFLNKEIQSQQRLDSLAEAPGLASPRQPRKALVPSESYLQRLSSASSSSLWQEIPVVRNSTVLLSMTHEDQKLQEAKFELIVSEASYLRSLNVAVDHFQLSTALRATLSNQEHQWLFSRLQDVRDVSTTFLSDLEENFENNIFTFHVCDVVLNHAPHFRRVYLPYVTNQTYQERTFQSLLSSNSHFREVLERLESDPVCQRLSLKSFLILPFQRITRLKLLLQNILKRTQPGSSEEAEATKAHHALEELIRDCNSNVQRMRRTEELIYLSQKIEFECRIFPLISQSRWLVKSGELTALEFSVSPGLRRKLNTRPIHLHLFNDCLLLSRPREGSRFMVFDHAPFSAVRGEKCEMKLHGAHKNLFRLFLRHNTQGTQAEFLFRTETQSEKLRWISALTLPREEMDLLECYDSQQVRCLRAYKPRENDELALEKADVVMVMQQSSDGWLEGVRLSDGERGWFPVQQVEFILNPDVCARNLQEAQRVKTARLQLVEHQA